Proteins encoded by one window of Companilactobacillus ginsenosidimutans:
- the dltB gene encoding D-alanyl-lipoteichoic acid biosynthesis protein DltB yields the protein MHNITPYSSPVYFIYLLLLLLPIIIGLYNGKRYRVYETLATVVILITAFFGGNMSQGISLIAYILFEMLLVLSYLRYRTKENSKNNFWVFFWAVVLAIIPLVFVKLDPLLQNPTISLFAFMGISYLTFKSVEMIMEIRDGAIKEVKPWEFIRFLLFFPTITSGPIDRFKRFQKDVLKVPTREEYVEMMKTGTHRLMLGFLYKFIIGYVFGTLMLPKVEALAMSYRDSGPLGLSWWVLAYMYVYSMYLFFDFAGYSLFAVGISNFMGVKTPMNFNQPFRSHNIKDFWNRWHMTLSFWFRDFIYMRLMFFMMKKKLIKSRITMANIGYLALFLIMGFWHGETWFYIVYGLFHAGAMISNDAWLRFKKKHRKSIPHNKFTEAFAIFLTFNIVCFSFLIFSGFLNTLWFN from the coding sequence CAATCATTATTGGCCTTTACAATGGCAAGCGTTATCGAGTTTACGAGACATTAGCAACCGTAGTTATCTTGATTACCGCATTTTTTGGTGGAAATATGAGCCAAGGGATTTCACTGATTGCATATATTCTCTTCGAAATGTTACTGGTTCTTTCATACTTGCGGTACCGGACAAAGGAAAATTCTAAAAATAATTTCTGGGTTTTCTTCTGGGCAGTTGTCTTAGCAATAATTCCGCTGGTATTCGTAAAGTTAGATCCGTTGCTACAAAATCCAACCATCTCACTCTTTGCCTTCATGGGTATTAGTTACTTGACCTTCAAATCAGTTGAAATGATTATGGAGATTCGTGATGGAGCTATTAAAGAAGTTAAACCTTGGGAGTTCATCAGATTCTTACTATTCTTCCCAACAATTACTTCTGGACCTATTGATAGATTTAAGAGATTCCAAAAGGATGTTTTGAAGGTCCCAACACGTGAAGAGTACGTTGAAATGATGAAAACAGGTACACATCGTTTGATGTTAGGTTTCCTATATAAATTCATTATTGGATACGTATTCGGAACACTGATGTTACCAAAGGTTGAAGCTTTGGCAATGTCATATCGAGATTCAGGACCACTAGGACTATCTTGGTGGGTACTAGCATATATGTACGTTTACAGTATGTATTTGTTCTTCGACTTTGCCGGATATTCATTGTTCGCAGTTGGTATTAGTAACTTCATGGGTGTTAAGACGCCAATGAATTTTAATCAACCATTCCGTTCACACAACATCAAAGATTTTTGGAATAGATGGCACATGACACTTTCATTCTGGTTCCGTGATTTCATTTACATGAGATTAATGTTCTTCATGATGAAGAAGAAATTAATCAAGAGCAGAATTACAATGGCCAATATCGGCTACTTGGCACTGTTCCTGATCATGGGATTCTGGCACGGTGAAACTTGGTTCTACATTGTTTATGGTTTGTTCCACGCCGGGGCAATGATTTCAAATGATGCTTGGTTAAGATTCAAGAAGAAACACAGAAAGAGCATTCCACATAACAAATTTACCGAAGCCTTCGCAATATTCTTAACCTTTAATATAGTATGTTTCAGTTTCTTAATCTTTTCAGGATTTCTAAATACATTATGGT